The Nostoc sp. 'Peltigera membranacea cyanobiont' N6 genome contains the following window.
TACTTGGTCGATGGATTGTTTGGTTGGGCAGCAAAACAGGTGTTCTGATGACTTTTGCAACAGACGAACCTCGCAACTCCACGTTGCAGTCGGAGGAAACAGGAGAAACAGCAGAAGCAGCGTCAAAAGAAGCACGCTGGTATGCTGTGCAAGTAGCTTCAGGCTGTGAAAAGCGTGTAAAGACTAACTTGGAGCAACGCATTCAAACTTTTGATGTAGCTGACAAAATTATCCAAGTAGAAATTCCGCAAACGCCGGCGGTGAAAATCCGCAAAGATGGCAGTCGCCAGCATACAGAAGAAAAAGTTTTTCCTGGCTATGTGCTGGTGCGGATGATGATGGATGATGATACTTGGCAGGTGGTACGAAACACCTCTCATGTAATTAACTTTGTCGGCTCAGAGCAAAAACGTGGTAGCAGCAAGGGTCGCGGTCATGTCCACCCCATACCACTGAGTGCTTCAGAAGTTGAACGCATATTCAAACAAACCAGCGAACAGGAAGCTGTTGTCAAAATTGACATGGCGACTGGTGATAAGATAATGGTGCTTTCTGGGCCATTTAAAGACTTTGAAGGCGAGGTAATTGAAGTGTCTCCAGAACGGAGTAAACTTAAAGCCTTGCTCTCAATTTTCGGCAGGGATACACCAGTAGAACTGGAATTTAATCAGGTAGAGAAACAGAGTTAAATACAAATGGCGAAGAAAGTAGTGGCGGTCATTAAACTGGCCCTGAATGCTGGAAAAGCCAACCCAGCACCACCAGTCGGGCCCGCCTTGGGTCAACATGGTGTTAACATCATGATGTTTTGCAAAGAGTACAACGCCAAAACAGCAGACCAAGCTGGAATGGTGATACCTGTAGAAATTTCGGTTTTTGAAGACCGGAGTTTTACCTTTGTACTCAAAACGCCACCAGCATCAGTGCTGATTCGGAAGGCAGCGAAGGTTGAAAAAGGCTCCAATGAACCCAACAAAAAGAAGGTTGGGTCAATTAGCAAAGCACAATTGCAAGAAATAGCCCAAACCAAACTCCCCGACCTCAACGCCAACGACATCGACGCGGCAATGAAGATTGTGGCAGGAACGGCTAAGAATATGGGTATAACAGTCACGGATTAGTCATTGGTCATTAGTCATTGGTCATTAGTAAAAAATTAACAAATGACAAAGGACAAAGGACAAAGGACAAATAACTAAAAATTATCGGGGGAGAGGCCAAGCTTCGGAATTACCCCAGGAGAAAAAAATGGTAAAAATATCGCGTCGTTTGCAGACGCTGCAAGCAAAAGTAGAAGATAAGGATTATCATCCTTTAGAGGCTTTAGCCCTTCTTAAAGACACAGCAACAGCTAAATTTGTTGAAGCTGCCGAAGCGCATATCCGGTTGGGAATTGACCCCAAGTATACAGACCAACAGTTGCGGACAACGGTAGCACTGCCCAAAGGTACAGGACAAATCGTTCGGGTGGCGGTGATAGCCAGAGGCGAAAAGGTAAACGAAGCGAGCAACGCTGGTGCTGATATTGTCGGTTCAGAAGAACTGATTGACGAAATCCAGAAAGGTAGAATGGATTTTGACAAGCTGATTGCCACACCCGATGTAATGCCACAGGTGGCAAAGCTGGGTAAATTGCTTGGGCCGCGTGGTTTGATGCCATCGCCCAAAGGTGGAACCGTAACATTTGATATAGCAAGTGCGATCGCAGAATTCAAAGCTGGTAAACTAGAATTCCGAGCTGACAGAACTGGTATTGTCCATGTTATGTTTGGTAAGACAACCTTCTCGCCTGAAGATTTATTAATCAACCTGAAGGCATTGCAGGAGACGATTGACCGTAACCGTCCTTCAGGAGCTAAAGGTCGTTATTGGCGGACATTTTATGTG
Protein-coding sequences here:
- the nusG gene encoding transcription termination/antitermination protein NusG; translation: MTFATDEPRNSTLQSEETGETAEAASKEARWYAVQVASGCEKRVKTNLEQRIQTFDVADKIIQVEIPQTPAVKIRKDGSRQHTEEKVFPGYVLVRMMMDDDTWQVVRNTSHVINFVGSEQKRGSSKGRGHVHPIPLSASEVERIFKQTSEQEAVVKIDMATGDKIMVLSGPFKDFEGEVIEVSPERSKLKALLSIFGRDTPVELEFNQVEKQS
- the rplK gene encoding 50S ribosomal protein L11, translating into MAKKVVAVIKLALNAGKANPAPPVGPALGQHGVNIMMFCKEYNAKTADQAGMVIPVEISVFEDRSFTFVLKTPPASVLIRKAAKVEKGSNEPNKKKVGSISKAQLQEIAQTKLPDLNANDIDAAMKIVAGTAKNMGITVTD
- the rplA gene encoding 50S ribosomal protein L1; the encoded protein is MVKISRRLQTLQAKVEDKDYHPLEALALLKDTATAKFVEAAEAHIRLGIDPKYTDQQLRTTVALPKGTGQIVRVAVIARGEKVNEASNAGADIVGSEELIDEIQKGRMDFDKLIATPDVMPQVAKLGKLLGPRGLMPSPKGGTVTFDIASAIAEFKAGKLEFRADRTGIVHVMFGKTTFSPEDLLINLKALQETIDRNRPSGAKGRYWRTFYVSATMGPSIKIDVTALRDLKLSEAG